The Calditrichota bacterium genomic sequence GCATCGCCCAGTAGCCGCCTTCGGAGATGGTCTTGGCGCCGTATGCGGTCATCCTTCCACCTTTGAGGAGCGACCGAACCCAGGGGTGCTCCTTGAATTGTTGGAAATAGCCGTGCGGATCGTTTCTCGGATCGTGAGCGTTAAGGGCGGTTACCAATCCGAGCGACAGTTCTGTATCCGAAAAGGAGTAGATCCAGCCTCCGCCAAAGGGCCCCTTAAGACCGTGAGGATAGCCGAGCGTGTGCCAGACGTTGCCGGGCTTGACACGACCAGTGTGGATTTCCCAAATCTCCTTGACGCCGGTTACATAGGATTGCGGATTCCGATCCCTATCCAAGCCGAGTGCCGGGACGACTGCTTTGGTCAGGGAGCCACGTGGACCTTCGGCAAGGAGGGTTATCTTGGCGCGCAGTTCCATTCCCGGCTCGAAGTTGCCTTTCGGCTGGCCGTTGCGGTCGATTCCCTTGTCGTCGGTCACAACGCCCTTGAATCTGCCTTCCTCGATGATCGGCGATGCCCCTGCCGTGCAGGTCATAATCTGGATGCCGCGATCTTCGGCGATCTTGCCGAGCCATTTTACCATTTGATTGAGCGACACCAACGGAAAGCCATGGTTGTGCATCGCCGGAGGCAAAAAGGGCACTTTCAGCCGCCCGTTCGCGGTGAGGAAATAGAGCGCGTCGTCCGATACCTCCGGCCCGAGCGGCGGATTCATCCCGCGCCAGTCGGGAAGGAGTTCGTCCAGCCCGCGCGGGTCCATGACCGCTCCGGAGAGCATGTGATCGCCGACTTCGGCCGACTTTTCGATCACCATTAACATGAACTCGGACGACCGGGCCGCGCCTTTCAGTTCGCCTTTGGCGCGGGCGCTCTCGATCTGATCGTT encodes the following:
- a CDS encoding electron transfer flavoprotein-ubiquinone oxidoreductase; translated protein: MPPFTRDTLDLDILVVGAGPAGLAFAIHLNDQIESARAKGELKGAARSSEFMLMVIEKSAEVGDHMLSGAVMDPRGLDELLPDWRGMNPPLGPEVSDDALYFLTANGRLKVPFLPPAMHNHGFPLVSLNQMVKWLGKIAEDRGIQIMTCTAGASPIIEEGRFKGVVTDDKGIDRNGQPKGNFEPGMELRAKITLLAEGPRGSLTKAVVPALGLDRDRNPQSYVTGVKEIWEIHTGRVKPGNVWHTLGYPHGLKGPFGGGWIYSFSDTELSLGLVTALNAHDPRNDPHGYFQQFKEHPWVRSLLKGGRMTAYGAKTISEGGYWAMPQLYHEGLLLAGESGGYLNALRLKGIHLAIKSGIMAAKTAFNALQREDYSEATLKAYDDHYRASWAHKELRGVRNFHQPYEKGLIWGMFNTGLQMVTGGRGLMNRYPATPDHLHYSKLTEEPDWRQPLERRFDGSLTYDKLSDVFASGTRHEENQPPHLRVSDTDICSGRCSAEYGNPCQHFCPAAVYEMLPGEDGGRRLQINASNCVHCKTCDIADPYGIITWVPPEGGGGPRYAGM